The Lycium barbarum isolate Lr01 chromosome 9, ASM1917538v2, whole genome shotgun sequence genome has a segment encoding these proteins:
- the LOC132609130 gene encoding LOW QUALITY PROTEIN: clathrin interactor EPSIN 2 (The sequence of the model RefSeq protein was modified relative to this genomic sequence to represent the inferred CDS: inserted 1 base in 1 codon), translating into MKKAFGQTVRDIKRGVNKKVLKVPSAEQKVLDATSNEPWGPHGSLLADIAQASRNYHEYQMIMAVIWKRVSDTGKNWRYVYKALTVLDYLVANGSERVIDDIREHAYQISTLSDFQYIDSSGKDQGCNVRKKSQSLVVLVNDKEKIQEVRQKAATNRDKFRDPSMGDMHRGYGDRYEEDHYGGRDEERNGYGREKEWDYRDEDKYGRYGDPYSRDGDRYGRGYDERSRDGNRDDDHRGRSRSVDDYSNGSRSSDRDRDRAYDDDGQYSSRGSGTRAEDRFQDGSVNAMQLERGFSEQNLDAPPSYEEAIGASRSPTHSERNVEIASASAPKSSSXHAIGSPKQETTPAPAPAAASLPIPVPVAAPPENNDIESFDEFDPRASFSVTRAQSNGAVPTTTIGTEVDLLGSLSEQFSSNSLALASATTTTSEVNPFETNVSGPVFGGASPASSVTNQMFEDPFGDGPFKAVPTSDTVQIQPQSISPPSFLPNSNQSPEPPGPQSAEVPNTIYASHNYAHQELSTSNHDIDILADILPPSAPSPSLHPSNDHATPSGPLAAQAGYPSYSGLAAQPTGYAATHGQDASLTGFAAQPGLQSPQTSYPIHGQPFSQIGFSGQTSTSPSLGGYSVQPVQTPQTSFGLQSGQPASLNGFPSASGSFPHPGFQVTASQSLQTNTNFGGYNTGLGSIGSVSTQMGLSPAGPSILMQPATASHMPTQMNLPYSQNQTSNVSMPPQSAPVSTTLISSNQSANDKFEIKSTVWADTLSRGLVNLNISGSKTNPLADIGVDFDDINRKEKRLEKPSTAPVTSTVTIGKAMGSGIGRAGASALRPSSNPMAGAGIGMGMGAPGASAMGVYGVNQPMGMARPMHMEMGMNMGQGVQMQQPTGFPPGSTLPGGYNPMTGGGNYGQQSFGGGYQ; encoded by the exons ATGAAAAAGGCCTTTGGTCAAACTGTCAGGGACAT CAAGAGAGGGGTGAACAAAAAAGTTCTTAAGGTCCCTTCCGCAGAACAAAAA GTGCTTGATGCAACTAGCAATGAGCCCTGGGGTCCTCATGGATCACTTCTTGCAGATATTGCTCAAGCTTCAAGAAACTA TCATGAGTACCAAATGATTATGGCTGTAATTTGGAAGCGTGTCAGTGATACTGGAAAAAATTGGCGGTATGTTTACAAG GCTTTAACTGTTTTGGATTATTTAGTAGCCAATGGGTCTGAGCGTGTTATAGATGACATAAGGGAACATGCATACCAGATATCT ACATTATCCGATTTTCAATATATCGACTCTAGTGGAAAAGACCAGGGATGCAATGTTAGGAAGAAATCTCAGAGTCTTGTTGTTCTTGTAAATGATAAGGAGAAGATACAAGAAGTCCGCCAAAAGGCAGCTACCAATAGGGACAA ATTCCGTGACCCATCAATGGGTGATATGCATCGAGGATATGGTGACAGATATGAAGAGGATCATTATGGAGGCAGAGATGAAGAGAGAAATGGTTATGGGAGAGAAAAAGAATGGGATTACAGAGATGAGGACAAATATGGTAGGTATGGTGATCCATACAGCCGTGATGGGGATCGCTATGGTAGAGGTTATGATGAACGCAGCCGAGATGGAAACAGGGATGATGATCATCGTGGAAGAAGTCGGAGtgtagatgattatagtaatGGCTCAAGAAGTAGTGACAGAGACAGGGATCgtgcttatgatgatgatggtCAATATTCTTCTAG AGGAAGCGGTACAAGGGCTGAGGATCGCTTTCAAGATGGAAG TGTTAATGCCATGCAGCTTGAAAGAGGATTTTCTGAACAAAACCTTGATGCACCTCCCAGTTATGAGGAAGCTATTGGTGCGTCACGAAGCCCCACACACAGCGAAAG GAATGTGGAAATAGCTTCAGCATCTGCTCCTAAATCTTCTT CTCACGCAATTGGAAGTCCAAAACAAGAAACCACCCCTGCTCCTGCACCAGCTGCTGCTTCATTGCCCATTCCAGTACCAGTTGCTGCTCCACCAGAGAACAATGATATTGAGAGCTTTGATGAATTTGATCCTCGGGCTTCTTTCTCTG TGACCAGGGCTCAATCAAATGGTGCTGTGCCAACTACTACCATTGGCACTGAAGTGGATTTACTTGGCTCCTTATCTGAGCAATTTTCTTCTAATTCTTTAGCCCTTGCATCAGCAACTACAACCACCTCTGAGGTTAATCCTTTTGAGACTAATGTTTCTGGACCCGTGTTTGGCGGAGCATCACCTGCATCTTCTGTCACTAACCAG ATGTTTGAGGATCCTTTTGGTGATGGTCCTTTCAAAGCTGTACCAACCTCAGACACAGTGCAAATTCAGCCGCAGAGCATTTCTCCTCCATCTTTCCTTCCTAACTCAAATCAAAGCCCTGAACCCCCAGGCCCTCAGAGTGCTGAGGTCCCGAATACAATATATGCATCACACAATTATGCTCATCAGGAGTTGTCCACATCCAACCACGATATTGATATATTGGCTGATATTCTCCCGCCTTCTGCTCCTTCACCTTCTCTGCATCCCTCTAATGACCACGCAACCCCAAGTGGCCCACTTGCCGCACAGGCAGGTTATCCATCTTACAGTGGGCTAGCTGCACAACCAACAGGTTATGCAGCTACCCATGGTCAGGATGCTTCACTAACAGGTTTTGCAGCTCAACCTGGTTTACAGTCACCACAAACAAGTTATCCTATCCATGGGCAACCTTTTTCTCAGATTGGGTTTTCTGGTCAAACGAGCACTTCTCCATCTCTTGGTGGTTATTCAGTTCAACCTGTTCAAACACCACAGACAAGTTTTGGGCTGCAAAGTGGTCAACCTGCATCTCTTAATGGCTTCCCATCTGCATCGGGTTCCTTTCCCCACCCTGGATTTCAGGTCACTGCTAGTCAGTCTCTGCAGACAAATACTAACTTTGGAGGTTACAACACAGGATTGGGATCTATAGGTTCAGTTAGTACGCAAATGGGATTATCTCCTGCTGGACCATCTATCCTTATGCAGCCAGCTACTGCATCCCATATGCCTACACAAATGAATCTTCCATATTCACAAAATCAAACAAGTAACGTGTCAATGCCCCCACAGTCGGCTCCAGTTTCAACAACTCTCATCAGCAGCAACCAATCAGCCAATGACAAATTTGAGATAAAATCTACCGTTTGGGCCGATACACTGAGCCGTGGATTGGTCAATTTGAACATTTCTGGAT CTAAGACAAATCCTTTAGCTGATATTggagttgattttgatgatatTAACCGCAAGGAGAAGAGGTTGGAGAAACCTAGTACAGCACCCGTGACATCGACTGTTACCATAGGCAAAGCAATGGGTTCTGGTATTGGTCGTGCTGGTGCAAGTGCTCTAAGGCCTTCATCAAATCCAATGGCAGGGGCTGGCATCGGCATGGGTATGGGTGCTCCTGGAGCAAGTGCCATGGGAGTATATGGAGTAAACCAGCCTATGGGGATGGCTAGACCAATGCACATGGAAATGGGCATGAACATGGGGCAAGGAGTACAGATGCAACAGCCAACTGGATTTCCTCCTGGTTCCACCTTACCAGGAGGTTATAATCCCATGACGGGCGGAGGTAACTATGGCCAACAATCATTCGGTGGTGGATATCAATGA
- the LOC132610320 gene encoding protein CURLY FLAG LEAF 1-like, which translates to MEFPELSLAPSHLSNYESHEINLPVKRKQEMIQASVDLQLKDPLPLDWEQCLDLESGRMYYLNRKTLRKTWDWPKDQKLDLELNISSSFNHQETMDDHHHNYYSKKQNYSSSNYKGNNSGSSSSMIALPCSNCHLLVIVSESSPCCPNCKYVHDSLLSNKDNANSTPKCYDTLSLLN; encoded by the exons ATGGAATTCCCTGAACTTTCATTGGCTCCTTCTCATCTTTCCAATTATGAATCTCATGAAATCAATCTCCCAGTGAAGAGGAAGCAAGAAATGATTCAAGCAAGTGTTGATCTTCAACTTAAAGACCCTCTTCCTTTGGATTGGGAGCAATGTCTTGATCTTGAA TCAGGAAGAATGTATTACCTGAATAGGAAAACATTGAGGAAGACATGGGATTGGCCAAAGGATCAAAAGCTAGACCTTGAATTAAACATATCATCAAGTTTCAACCATCAAGAAACAATGGATGATCATCATCACAACTACTACTCGAAGAAGCAAAACTACTCATCATCAAATTACAAAGGCAACAACAGTGGAAGCAGCAGCAGTATGATAGCATTGCCATGTTCAAATTGTCatctattagtgatagtgtcagAGTCATCACCTTGTTGTCCTAATTGCAAGTATGTTCATGACTCTCTTCTTTCCAACAAAGATAATGCCAACTCCACCCCAAAGTGTTATGACACTTTGAGCCTCTTGAACTAG